Proteins from a genomic interval of Streptomyces sp. NBC_01445:
- a CDS encoding DUF1259 domain-containing protein, with translation MRQEAHQMNDERQQDTRSRLTASRRGVLAAVALAPACAAVPARAQSRPFGPEGRVLVEPVMTKLADWADVGKALGRTGDMRRFMYHTAFPRRDLTVFSRGILIKPALALGAHVSFVRYADHGTLMMGDTVVTERELQRFCDVLQQRGIMLTAIHKHLLAHDPDVWWVHLHAHGHDPVAVARGVRAALNCTSTPPAEPVTLSPPVDLDTASIDAAMGVKGAVSGEIYTCTYIRREIIADGNLALPPGLGATTSVNFQPLGGGKAAVSGDLVMIANEVQPVLVALRRGGVELVEVHHHHLNDDPHLFFVHYWAVGDAVRLTEAIRRAVDVTNAVPMAGVAG, from the coding sequence TTGCGTCAGGAGGCCCATCAAATGAATGACGAGCGACAGCAGGACACCCGCTCCCGACTGACCGCGTCCCGGCGCGGTGTGCTGGCCGCGGTAGCCCTTGCGCCGGCATGTGCCGCTGTGCCGGCTCGGGCCCAGTCCCGGCCTTTCGGACCTGAGGGACGCGTTCTGGTCGAGCCGGTGATGACCAAGCTGGCGGACTGGGCGGACGTGGGCAAGGCTCTTGGCCGCACCGGTGACATGAGGCGGTTCATGTACCACACGGCCTTTCCGCGCCGCGACCTCACGGTCTTTTCCCGCGGCATTCTGATCAAGCCTGCACTCGCTCTGGGCGCGCACGTGTCCTTCGTCCGGTACGCAGACCACGGCACGCTCATGATGGGGGACACCGTCGTCACCGAGCGTGAACTGCAGCGCTTCTGTGACGTCCTGCAACAGCGGGGAATCATGCTGACCGCCATCCACAAGCATCTGCTGGCACATGATCCGGATGTCTGGTGGGTTCATCTGCATGCTCACGGCCACGATCCGGTCGCCGTTGCCCGCGGAGTACGCGCGGCATTGAACTGCACCAGTACCCCGCCTGCCGAACCCGTGACCCTCTCGCCGCCCGTCGACCTGGACACTGCCTCGATCGATGCCGCCATGGGCGTCAAGGGGGCGGTCAGCGGCGAGATCTACACGTGCACCTATATCCGCCGCGAGATCATCGCCGACGGCAATCTGGCCCTGCCTCCAGGACTGGGCGCCACCACCTCCGTCAACTTTCAGCCGCTCGGCGGCGGAAAGGCCGCGGTCAGCGGGGATCTGGTCATGATCGCCAACGAGGTCCAGCCCGTCCTCGTGGCCCTGCGGCGCGGCGGGGTCGAACTCGTCGAGGTGCATCACCACCACCTCAACGACGACCCTCACCTGTTCTTTGTCCACTACTGGGCTGTCGGCGATGCCGTCAGGCTCACCGAGGCCATTCGCCGGGCCGTGGACGTCACCAACGCCGTACCGATGGCTGGAGTCGCCGGCTAG
- a CDS encoding TetR/AcrR family transcriptional regulator — protein sequence MGRVSHAQAQANRQRVVEQASQLFREQGTGVSVADLMKAAGLTHGGFYKQFASKEALIDEAVVHAVGELAERHATTLEEHEGHRAEAQQALIDGYLSVRHRDNPASGCPVAALATDMARTSGDRGAHRAYTEGVQDFTQWLATDDEDGIARLCTMLGALLLARATKDSPLSEQVLSAARTALSPAPQPRV from the coding sequence ATGGGTCGCGTCTCACATGCACAGGCGCAGGCGAACCGCCAGCGGGTCGTGGAGCAGGCCTCGCAGCTGTTCCGCGAGCAGGGCACGGGCGTGAGCGTCGCGGATCTGATGAAGGCGGCCGGCCTGACGCACGGCGGCTTTTACAAGCAGTTCGCCTCCAAGGAGGCTCTGATCGACGAGGCGGTCGTCCACGCGGTCGGCGAACTGGCCGAGCGCCACGCCACCACGCTCGAGGAGCACGAGGGACACCGCGCCGAGGCCCAGCAGGCCCTGATCGACGGGTACCTGTCCGTCCGGCACCGGGACAACCCCGCCTCGGGCTGCCCCGTCGCCGCGCTCGCCACCGACATGGCCCGGACCAGTGGCGACCGCGGGGCGCACCGCGCCTACACCGAAGGGGTACAGGACTTCACCCAGTGGCTCGCCACCGACGACGAGGACGGCATCGCCCGGCTGTGCACCATGCTCGGCGCCCTTCTCCTGGCCCGCGCCACCAAGGACTCCCCGCTGTCCGAGCAGGTCCTCTCCGCCGCCCGCACCGCACTGTCACCCGCCCCGCAACCACGTGTCTGA
- a CDS encoding xanthine dehydrogenase family protein molybdopterin-binding subunit, whose amino-acid sequence MIGQALNRVDGPLKVAGRATYAYEQWGAGQPLYGFIVGATIGKGRITRIDTESAERAPGVKMVMTYHNAPAQGVRDESVPFEYWRAQPVLTGPDIHYYGEPVAFVVATALEQARAAAGLVDVEYAGEHGRFNFAEQEDEVYIPKVVNAGLPTDTAVGDFDAGFDSAAVKLDQEYTTPYELSMPMEPHACLAEPRDEDLVVYVSCQIVDAARSSVAATLRLAPERVHIVTPFVGGGFGSKLGIHSETILAALAARELRQPVKVAMTRQQIFQLVGNRPTTSQRVRLGAAQDGQLTAIAHDVTMHTNPDVEYAEQTAATTRSLYAAPHRLTSHRLAPLDLPPGTDVRAPGEAPGMLAVESAMDELAHALGMNPVELRILNEPTVDPERDVPYSDRHLVDCLREGARRFGWEHRPATPASVRDGRWLVGYGMSAAIRGHFQGPTAARVRLEADGTAVVQTDMTDLGTGTYTVLTQVAADGLGLPPDRVRIELGRSELPTSWGSGGSWGAASSSNAVHGACMALREQLLTAARGDTRSPLHGLDPKDAVFSDRNVAVGGASEALSEIVARNRPEGFEAEGGTRFMGDDPNYTDYSINTYGAHFAEVGVDADTAEIRLRRMLGVFSVGRVLNAKTARSQLIGGMIWGAGAALEEEAVVDLRSGAFVNRDFAQYLVPVHADIPDVDAVVLDGYDDKANALGAKGVGELGICGAGASIANAVFNATGVRVRDFPITIEKVLPGLPLMDA is encoded by the coding sequence ATGATCGGGCAAGCTCTGAACCGCGTCGACGGCCCGTTGAAGGTCGCAGGCCGGGCCACCTACGCCTACGAGCAGTGGGGGGCCGGCCAACCTCTCTACGGGTTCATCGTCGGCGCGACGATCGGCAAAGGCCGCATCACCCGGATCGACACCGAGAGCGCCGAACGCGCACCCGGCGTAAAGATGGTGATGACCTATCACAATGCCCCCGCGCAGGGTGTCCGTGACGAGTCCGTTCCGTTCGAATACTGGCGCGCCCAGCCGGTACTGACCGGCCCCGACATCCACTATTACGGCGAGCCGGTGGCATTCGTCGTCGCCACGGCCCTCGAACAGGCCCGAGCGGCCGCCGGTCTGGTCGACGTCGAATACGCCGGCGAACACGGACGTTTCAACTTTGCCGAGCAGGAAGACGAGGTGTACATCCCGAAAGTGGTCAACGCCGGTCTCCCTACCGACACCGCGGTCGGCGATTTCGATGCCGGTTTCGACAGCGCGGCGGTCAAGCTCGACCAGGAGTACACGACGCCGTACGAGCTCTCGATGCCGATGGAACCGCACGCGTGTCTGGCGGAACCGCGCGACGAGGACCTGGTCGTCTACGTCAGCTGCCAGATCGTCGACGCGGCGCGGTCCTCCGTCGCCGCCACGCTTCGGCTCGCCCCGGAGCGGGTCCACATCGTCACCCCCTTCGTCGGCGGGGGATTCGGCTCCAAGCTGGGCATCCATTCCGAGACGATCCTGGCGGCGCTCGCCGCTCGCGAATTGCGCCAACCGGTCAAGGTCGCGATGACCAGGCAGCAGATCTTCCAGCTCGTCGGCAACCGCCCAACAACCAGCCAGCGGGTCCGACTGGGCGCGGCGCAGGACGGACAGCTGACCGCGATCGCCCATGACGTCACCATGCACACCAACCCCGACGTGGAGTACGCCGAGCAGACCGCCGCCACGACCCGCAGCCTCTACGCCGCGCCCCACCGGTTGACCAGCCACCGGCTTGCGCCGCTCGATCTGCCGCCCGGGACGGACGTACGCGCGCCGGGCGAAGCGCCGGGCATGCTGGCGGTCGAGTCGGCGATGGACGAGCTGGCCCATGCGCTCGGGATGAACCCGGTCGAGCTGCGGATCCTCAACGAGCCCACCGTCGATCCAGAACGAGACGTGCCGTACAGCGACCGGCACCTGGTCGACTGCCTGCGTGAAGGCGCGCGCCGGTTCGGCTGGGAGCACCGCCCCGCCACCCCGGCGAGCGTGCGCGACGGGCGGTGGCTGGTCGGCTACGGCATGTCGGCCGCCATCCGCGGGCACTTCCAAGGGCCGACAGCAGCGCGAGTGCGGTTGGAGGCCGACGGCACCGCCGTCGTCCAGACAGACATGACCGATCTCGGCACGGGCACGTACACCGTCCTGACCCAGGTCGCGGCCGACGGACTCGGACTGCCGCCCGATCGGGTGCGGATCGAGCTCGGGCGCTCCGAGCTTCCCACCAGCTGGGGGTCCGGCGGCTCGTGGGGCGCCGCAAGCTCGAGCAATGCGGTACATGGTGCGTGTATGGCCCTGCGCGAGCAGCTCCTGACCGCGGCGCGCGGCGACACGCGCTCGCCGCTGCACGGCCTGGACCCGAAGGACGCCGTGTTCTCCGACCGCAACGTGGCTGTCGGCGGCGCGTCCGAGGCGCTGAGCGAGATCGTCGCACGCAACCGTCCGGAAGGGTTCGAGGCGGAGGGCGGTACCCGCTTCATGGGCGATGATCCGAACTACACGGACTACTCGATCAACACCTACGGGGCCCATTTCGCTGAAGTGGGGGTCGACGCGGACACCGCCGAGATCCGTCTGCGGCGGATGCTCGGCGTGTTCTCGGTGGGCCGCGTGCTCAACGCGAAGACGGCTCGCTCGCAGCTGATCGGCGGCATGATCTGGGGAGCCGGCGCGGCCCTCGAAGAGGAGGCCGTGGTCGACCTGCGATCCGGCGCCTTCGTCAACCGGGACTTCGCGCAATACCTGGTGCCGGTCCACGCCGACATCCCCGACGTCGACGCGGTCGTCCTTGACGGGTACGACGACAAGGCCAATGCCCTGGGCGCGAAGGGCGTCGGCGAGCTGGGCATCTGCGGGGCCGGTGCGTCGATCGCGAACGCGGTGTTCAACGCCACCGGCGTGCGTGTGCGCGACTTCCCCATCACCATCGAGAAGGTGCTGCCCGGTCTGCCACTGATGGATGCCTGA
- a CDS encoding FAD binding domain-containing protein codes for MRSFTYERATDAQAAVAAVSRTGAKFISGGTNLLDLMKLDIEKPSHLVDISRLPLRDIEELPDGGLRIGAQAANSDVAADSRVRTRYPVLSEALVAGASGQLRNKASTGGNLLQRTRCPYFYDTAAGCNKRDPGSGCSAIGGFNRIHAVLGASDSCIATHPSDMAVAMTVLEAEIELLDADGSVRRVGIADFYRLPGHTPHIETVLRPGEMITSALLPPPPAGRQIYRKVRDRASYEFALVSVAAVVSTDQGAIGEARVAFGGVAHKPWRSIEAEAALTGRPATMATYRAAAEAAMRDAVGQGHNDFKIELARRTLCRTLAQAARAS; via the coding sequence ATGAGATCCTTCACGTACGAGCGAGCGACGGACGCACAGGCCGCCGTCGCGGCGGTGTCCAGGACCGGCGCGAAGTTCATCAGCGGCGGCACCAATCTGCTCGACCTGATGAAGCTCGACATCGAGAAGCCCAGCCATCTGGTCGACATCAGCCGGCTTCCGTTGCGGGACATCGAGGAGCTCCCGGACGGCGGACTGCGTATCGGGGCCCAGGCGGCGAATTCCGATGTGGCCGCCGACTCCCGAGTGCGTACCCGCTACCCGGTGCTGTCGGAGGCACTGGTGGCCGGCGCCTCGGGCCAGCTGCGCAACAAGGCGTCCACCGGGGGAAATCTGCTGCAGCGCACTCGCTGCCCCTACTTCTACGACACGGCTGCGGGCTGCAACAAACGCGATCCCGGTTCCGGATGCTCGGCGATCGGCGGGTTCAACCGGATTCACGCCGTCCTCGGCGCCAGCGACTCCTGCATCGCCACCCACCCCTCGGACATGGCCGTCGCGATGACCGTGCTGGAGGCGGAGATCGAGCTGCTCGACGCCGACGGGTCGGTACGCCGCGTCGGCATCGCGGACTTCTACCGGCTGCCGGGCCATACGCCGCACATCGAGACCGTGCTGCGTCCTGGCGAGATGATCACGAGCGCGCTCCTTCCCCCGCCCCCGGCGGGCCGGCAGATCTACCGCAAGGTGCGGGACCGGGCGTCGTACGAGTTCGCGCTGGTCTCCGTGGCGGCTGTCGTCTCGACCGACCAGGGAGCGATCGGTGAGGCGCGGGTGGCTTTCGGCGGTGTGGCGCACAAGCCCTGGCGGTCCATCGAGGCGGAGGCCGCGTTGACCGGCCGTCCCGCCACGATGGCCACCTATCGCGCCGCCGCCGAGGCCGCGATGCGCGACGCCGTGGGGCAGGGGCACAACGACTTCAAGATCGAGCTGGCCAGGCGCACGCTGTGCCGCACGCTGGCGCAAGCGGCCCGGGCGAGCTGA
- a CDS encoding 2Fe-2S iron-sulfur cluster-binding protein yields the protein MSDSDTGAAGRSQGETAQLSAIELNVNDQVRRLEVDPRTSLLDALREHLRLSGTKKGCDHGQCGACTVLINGRRVNSCLTLAVMHEDDEIVTIEGLGHPDGLHPMQRAFVERDGFQCGYCTPGQICSAVGMIAEVEAGWPSHATADVTSTRIALTDEEIRERMSGNICRCAAYPNIVAAIRGIAVGDPE from the coding sequence GTGAGTGATTCGGATACGGGCGCCGCAGGGCGGAGCCAGGGCGAGACGGCCCAGCTCTCGGCGATCGAGTTGAACGTCAACGATCAGGTGCGGCGGCTCGAGGTCGATCCACGGACCTCGCTGCTCGACGCGCTGCGCGAGCACCTGCGCCTGAGCGGGACCAAGAAGGGGTGTGATCACGGGCAGTGCGGCGCCTGCACGGTGCTGATCAACGGCCGGCGCGTCAACTCCTGTTTGACGCTCGCCGTGATGCATGAGGACGACGAGATCGTGACGATCGAAGGCCTGGGCCATCCCGATGGCCTGCACCCCATGCAACGCGCCTTCGTCGAGCGTGACGGCTTCCAATGCGGCTACTGCACTCCCGGCCAGATCTGTTCGGCCGTCGGCATGATCGCCGAGGTGGAGGCGGGCTGGCCCAGCCACGCCACCGCTGACGTGACCTCGACGCGGATCGCGTTGACCGATGAGGAGATCCGCGAGCGGATGAGCGGCAACATCTGTCGGTGCGCCGCCTATCCGAACATCGTCGCGGCCATCCGTGGCATCGCTGTGGGAGACCCGGAATGA